AGTCTCATCTACATCGGGGAAAATGTCGTTTCCGGCATAACTTTCGGCGAGACCGGCTACGCCTACGTCGTCAGCCGATCCGGCGATCTCATCGCGCATCCGGAGGTGAGCCTGGTGCTTAAGCGGCGCAAGGTGGGAGAGCTGGATCAAGTGAAAGAGGCGTTCCGCACACCCTCCGCGGCGGGAACCGAGGTTAAAACGACCGTCACAAAGAACCTACACGGGGAGAAAGTGTTCAGCTCGTATGCGGCCATTCCGAACCTGGACTGGGCCGTCTTCATCGAGCGGCCGGCGGAAGAGGTCTACCGGCCGCTCTACGCTTCGATCGCGCGCGCTTCGGCTCTGCTCCTGGTCGGTCTCGCCATGTCTCTCTTCGCCAGCTTATTCCTGGCGCGCCGCGTCGTTCGTCCGCTCGAGACCCTGCGCCACGGGGTAGACCGGATCGCCAAAGGAGATCTCGCCTTTCGTCTCGATCTCAAGACCGGTGACGAGATCGAGATTCTTGCCGACGAGTTCAACAAGATGACGGCGGCGCTCCAGGGAGCCTATGAAGATTTGGAACTCAAAGTTTTGGAGCGAACCGAAGAGCTGGCCTTCGCCAATCAGCAGCTCGAAGAAGCCGACCGCCACAAGTCCGCGTTTCTGGCGAGCATGTCGCACGAGCTGCGCACGCCGCTCAACGCGATCATCGGCTTTTCCGAAGTCCTGCTCGATTCTTCGCTTCCGGTCACCGAGGAGGAGCGCAAGCAGTTTCTAACCGACGTGCTGCAAAGCGGCAAGCACCTGCTCACTCTGATCAACGACGTTCTCGATCTCTCCAAGGTCGAAGCGGGCAGAATGGACCTTCAGCTCGACGTGGTTTCCTTGCCGAACGTCCTCGAGGCGGTTCAGAGCACCGTGCGCCCGCTGGCGGCGAAAAAATTCATCGATCTCCGGTTCGACGGCTCGGCGCTGCCGGAATCCATGTCCATCGACGCGGGACGAATCAAGCAGGTGCTGTTGAACCTCGTGGGCAA
This DNA window, taken from Candidatus Binatia bacterium, encodes the following:
- a CDS encoding sensor histidine kinase, with protein sequence MAERGQKLGVENAVPIAGKKKRGRLLRQYFLISVILIGSGLITSGVWEIYFRYREIREHIALLQQEVAAKAAFKIGEFIQEIHRMLNAAARSPEVGPEGLSPRYQFELQRLLLTTPAIAEAVALDAQGMVHGQASRLRPVLPEDKTDFSASAAFQQARRGQSYFGPVYFARESEPYMTIAVPIEHLAGEVVGVLEAELSLIYIGENVVSGITFGETGYAYVVSRSGDLIAHPEVSLVLKRRKVGELDQVKEAFRTPSAAGTEVKTTVTKNLHGEKVFSSYAAIPNLDWAVFIERPAEEVYRPLYASIARASALLLVGLAMSLFASLFLARRVVRPLETLRHGVDRIAKGDLAFRLDLKTGDEIEILADEFNKMTAALQGAYEDLELKVLERTEELAFANQQLEEADRHKSAFLASMSHELRTPLNAIIGFSEVLLDSSLPVTEEERKQFLTDVLQSGKHLLTLINDVLDLSKVEAGRMDLQLDVVSLPNVLEAVQSTVRPLAAKKFIDLRFDGSALPESMSIDAGRIKQVLLNLVGNAIKFTPDHGAVRIKAAAENGAVLVEVADTGPGIPLDEQGRIFEEFQRARAVAGEEKVEGSGLGLALAKKFVEMHGGRIWVESEAGKGSRFYFTIPIVP